Proteins from a genomic interval of Rhodococcoides fascians A25f:
- a CDS encoding putative bifunctional diguanylate cyclase/phosphodiesterase, whose amino-acid sequence MSGWLSVVILNGITAAAYLGIVLFIVRGLLRTGQFRNNRLAVATAAIFLTCAAHHLVHAVHLLAGFDGHASHLAAGSDTGMLDAMRESMGGSVDVAVTASTALAGVIYLGMRRFYGPLLRSPAMFDDASEARYRQLAANLPHTSVLLVDCDLRFVLVEGAGLLAEGYDPRRMEGQLLRDIVPPDVFAHLEPHYRAALSGNVSSFDSVGSRTGATFEVQARPLRDDSGLIVGAMVLSEDVTAEREARSELEQARAFRDAVLTASPDITTVTAVDTGRVTWASRSLRSLLDGPNADGSVDDDRPPWSGLGRPDDATDGDDRLDGVVEEDVDVVRAADREAASLPEGESVSIRYRVRASDGTLRWLSRRTTPFRHGPSGAVAEVLSVVREVTDVVEAELALERAALQDPLTGLPNRMMLLDRIGSAIERGASTGAAAAVLFCDLDGFKRVNDTGGHAAGDAVLVEVARRLRSVLRADDSIARVGGDEFVLVIEALPAESGFGKRVGGGLAERVAERIRTVLAAPIVHRGRQYVVSASVGMVLVRQGASAQEVLRDADSAMYRAKQLGKDRIELFDDALRANALERAYVEQTLRSALDSGRRGAATLSVAYQPVYDLESRQLASFEALARLRDDSGAEITPDRFIPVAEDTGLISELGERVLDDALRTLAQWRFANPPTSVSDAPVTIAVNFSARQAQHVDMSAAVGAALARHDMAPVDLVLELTESVLLESGSSMLRQLGELRALGVGIAIDDFGTGFASLRYLATLPVSAVKIDRSFTATMTSDSTSSSIVRAIINLARDLNLGCVVEGIETLDQLDALPSSVQGQGYLLGRPAKIPADSWGS is encoded by the coding sequence GTGAGCGGGTGGCTTTCGGTGGTGATTCTCAACGGAATCACCGCTGCTGCGTATCTGGGGATCGTGCTGTTCATCGTCCGGGGGCTGCTGCGAACAGGGCAGTTCCGAAACAATCGTTTGGCGGTGGCGACGGCAGCGATCTTTCTGACCTGCGCCGCTCATCACCTGGTTCATGCGGTGCACTTGCTCGCGGGGTTCGACGGCCATGCCTCGCATCTCGCCGCAGGCTCCGACACAGGGATGCTCGACGCGATGCGCGAGTCGATGGGAGGAAGCGTCGACGTTGCGGTGACGGCGTCGACCGCGCTCGCCGGCGTGATCTACCTGGGGATGCGTCGCTTCTACGGGCCGTTGCTCCGTTCGCCCGCGATGTTCGACGATGCGAGCGAGGCCCGATATCGGCAACTGGCGGCGAATCTACCGCACACGTCGGTGCTGCTCGTGGATTGCGATCTGCGGTTCGTCCTGGTCGAGGGTGCCGGTCTGCTGGCGGAGGGCTACGACCCGCGACGAATGGAGGGGCAGCTGTTGCGGGATATCGTGCCACCGGATGTCTTTGCTCATCTCGAGCCGCATTACCGAGCGGCACTGTCGGGCAACGTGTCTTCGTTCGACTCGGTCGGTTCTCGAACCGGCGCGACGTTCGAGGTCCAGGCGAGGCCTCTGCGTGACGATTCAGGTTTGATCGTCGGTGCGATGGTGCTCTCCGAGGACGTCACCGCCGAGCGGGAGGCAAGGTCCGAGCTCGAGCAGGCGCGAGCTTTCCGTGACGCTGTGTTGACGGCGTCACCGGACATCACCACGGTGACCGCTGTCGATACCGGCCGCGTGACGTGGGCTTCTCGCAGCCTTCGGTCGCTGCTGGACGGGCCGAATGCGGATGGGTCGGTAGACGACGATCGGCCGCCGTGGAGCGGGCTCGGTAGGCCCGACGACGCGACCGACGGGGACGATCGACTGGACGGGGTGGTGGAAGAAGACGTCGATGTCGTTCGCGCCGCGGACCGGGAAGCGGCATCGCTGCCGGAGGGGGAAAGCGTCAGCATTCGGTATCGAGTACGGGCGTCCGACGGCACCCTGCGGTGGCTGTCACGACGCACCACGCCGTTTCGGCACGGGCCGTCGGGTGCGGTGGCGGAGGTGCTCTCGGTCGTGCGGGAGGTGACCGACGTCGTCGAGGCGGAGCTCGCCCTCGAGCGGGCAGCCCTGCAGGATCCGCTGACCGGTCTCCCCAACAGGATGATGTTGCTGGACCGAATCGGCTCGGCGATCGAGCGCGGCGCGAGTACGGGGGCTGCGGCTGCGGTGCTGTTCTGCGATCTGGACGGGTTCAAACGAGTCAACGACACCGGCGGCCACGCTGCCGGTGACGCGGTCCTCGTCGAGGTTGCTCGACGTTTGCGCTCGGTGCTGCGAGCCGATGATTCGATTGCCCGAGTGGGTGGTGACGAGTTCGTTCTCGTCATCGAAGCGCTGCCCGCCGAAAGTGGATTCGGCAAGCGAGTGGGCGGTGGATTGGCCGAGCGCGTCGCCGAGCGAATCCGGACGGTGCTCGCGGCACCGATCGTTCACCGGGGTCGTCAGTACGTGGTGTCGGCCAGTGTCGGGATGGTGCTGGTTCGTCAGGGTGCCAGCGCGCAGGAGGTGCTGCGGGACGCCGACTCCGCGATGTACCGGGCGAAGCAACTCGGCAAGGACCGGATCGAACTCTTCGACGACGCGTTGCGTGCGAACGCACTCGAGCGTGCCTACGTCGAGCAGACTCTGCGGAGTGCGCTCGATTCCGGACGACGTGGGGCCGCGACTTTGAGCGTGGCGTATCAACCCGTCTACGATCTCGAGAGCCGGCAGCTCGCGAGTTTCGAGGCTCTGGCTCGCTTGCGTGACGACAGCGGCGCAGAGATCACGCCCGACAGATTCATCCCGGTGGCAGAGGACACCGGGCTCATTTCGGAGCTGGGCGAGCGGGTGCTCGACGATGCGCTCAGAACTCTCGCGCAGTGGCGGTTCGCGAACCCGCCCACCTCCGTGTCGGACGCCCCCGTCACTATCGCGGTGAACTTCAGTGCCCGGCAGGCTCAGCACGTCGACATGTCAGCGGCGGTGGGTGCTGCCCTCGCTCGGCACGACATGGCACCGGTGGATCTCGTCCTGGAGCTGACCGAGTCGGTGCTTCTCGAATCGGGTTCCTCGATGCTGCGTCAGCTGGGCGAACTGCGCGCACTGGGCGTTGGAATTGCCATCGACGACTTCGGCACCGGGTTCGCGAGCCTGCGGTACCTCGCCACTCTCCCGGTCAGCGCGGTGAAGATCGATCGTTCGTTCACGGCCACCATGACCAGCGATTCGACGAGTAGCAGCATCGTTCGGGCGATCATCAACCTCGCCCGCGATCTGAATCTGGGTTGTGTGGTCGAGGGCATCGAGACTCTCGACCAACTCGACGCACTGCCGAGTTCGGTTCAGGGACAGGGCTATCTGTTGGGCCGGCCCGCGAAGATCCCCGCTGACTCGTGGGGTTCCTGA
- a CDS encoding spore photoproduct lyase family protein, translated as MDDLLVGPTRLWTPSRVLVTKSASELPHTAEILRRCEAAGVDDIDILPGDRLTGLRGESERETYARAKTTMAVVVAPPSVMKPQPIPPSADWRIDLAKGCPAHCQYCYLAGSLSGPPITRVFANLDDVLAGIGTHAGRGSITSGTEERGHEGTTFELSCYTDPLGIEHVTGSLAEAVRRVGAGAYGDDVSLRFTTKFDDVNELVTLDHGRRTRVRLSVNADDIAHRFEGGTARMPARIEALRQLALTGYRVGLTIAPIMPIPEWREQYGRLLTDVADALRDVPDLDLTAEIITHRFTPSSKDVLLSWYPGTKLEMDENARTAKRNKFGGVKYVYPKDTMAEMRSWFTDELRGVLPDAQLLYWT; from the coding sequence ATGGATGATCTTCTGGTTGGCCCCACCCGACTCTGGACGCCCTCTCGTGTCCTGGTCACCAAATCCGCGTCCGAGTTACCCCACACCGCAGAAATTCTTCGCCGTTGCGAGGCGGCCGGGGTCGACGACATCGACATCCTCCCGGGCGATCGCTTGACCGGATTGCGCGGTGAGTCCGAGCGAGAGACCTACGCGCGAGCCAAGACGACCATGGCCGTGGTGGTGGCACCGCCGAGTGTGATGAAACCCCAACCCATTCCGCCCAGTGCGGACTGGCGCATCGACCTTGCGAAGGGGTGCCCGGCGCACTGCCAGTACTGCTATCTCGCGGGCTCGTTGTCGGGGCCACCGATCACCAGAGTGTTCGCCAATCTCGACGACGTCCTGGCCGGTATCGGCACTCATGCGGGCCGTGGTTCCATCACCTCCGGCACCGAGGAGCGGGGCCACGAGGGCACCACCTTCGAGTTGTCCTGCTACACCGACCCATTGGGGATCGAACACGTGACGGGGTCCCTTGCGGAGGCCGTCCGCAGAGTGGGCGCGGGTGCGTACGGCGACGACGTGTCGCTGCGTTTCACCACCAAATTCGACGACGTCAACGAGCTGGTGACGCTGGACCATGGGCGCCGCACCCGAGTTCGACTGTCGGTCAACGCAGATGACATCGCACACCGATTCGAGGGTGGAACCGCACGTATGCCGGCGCGGATCGAGGCACTGCGGCAGTTGGCGCTGACCGGTTACCGAGTCGGTCTCACCATTGCCCCGATCATGCCCATCCCGGAATGGCGGGAGCAGTACGGGCGATTGCTGACCGATGTCGCCGACGCGTTGCGCGATGTCCCCGATCTCGATCTGACCGCCGAAATCATCACTCATCGGTTCACGCCGTCGAGCAAAGACGTGCTGCTGAGCTGGTATCCGGGCACGAAACTGGAGATGGACGAAAATGCGCGCACCGCAAAGAGAAACAAGTTCGGCGGAGTGAAGTACGTCTATCCCAAGGACACGATGGCCGAGATGCGCAGCTGGTTCACCGACGAGCTTCGCGGGGTCCTGCCCGACGCACAGCTGCTCTATTGGACCTGA
- a CDS encoding DUF2087 domain-containing protein: MSASSTDRATNAPEVLAALATIVRPQRILTLASASATIALTRAVELSAPMVSTRIRSVVTDPNDSSVEDFVRGNQPKFDFLEPISGSVFDLPARHLHDIGPFDLVWIGSDSLVRDARFLHCVWPHVAAGGVVAIDNAMRHADANPLWNAILRFAADDIETLTLPALGMGNATAIGLLRRRTESLRPVNFTDEMVAATGVPVRFESIGIHDDPSLLDHATGVLHVLADADLRAVLFAIGGGVSTLGALRSHTSLAERALNKAVARLIALSIVSRTDDGLVIDRSTFESFLQLPRRTPPPTEMSRYSRDRPAFLKAIADQMSETTWATEHHVNELCSLFDDDYATLRRELVDTGFLERNSTGSMYRSSGRAHSQP; this comes from the coding sequence GTGTCTGCCAGCTCGACCGACCGCGCCACGAACGCACCCGAGGTCCTCGCCGCGCTGGCGACAATAGTTCGACCACAACGGATTCTGACTCTCGCGTCCGCAAGCGCCACAATTGCGCTGACGCGGGCGGTCGAATTGTCCGCACCCATGGTCTCTACCCGAATTCGGAGCGTTGTCACCGATCCCAACGATTCGAGCGTCGAAGATTTCGTTCGAGGGAACCAGCCCAAGTTCGATTTCCTCGAACCCATCTCGGGTTCCGTGTTCGACCTACCAGCGAGGCATCTACACGACATCGGTCCGTTCGATCTGGTCTGGATCGGTAGTGATTCTCTGGTGAGAGATGCCCGGTTCCTGCATTGTGTGTGGCCCCACGTCGCGGCAGGCGGAGTTGTCGCTATCGACAATGCGATGCGGCACGCTGACGCGAACCCACTGTGGAACGCCATCCTGCGTTTCGCCGCCGACGACATCGAGACGTTGACGCTACCGGCACTCGGCATGGGCAACGCGACGGCGATCGGCCTCCTCAGGAGACGAACCGAGTCCCTCCGCCCCGTGAATTTCACCGACGAGATGGTTGCCGCAACCGGCGTTCCGGTGCGATTCGAGTCCATCGGCATTCACGACGATCCATCGTTGCTGGATCACGCAACCGGCGTTCTTCACGTTCTCGCGGACGCGGATCTTCGAGCGGTGCTGTTCGCGATCGGCGGTGGAGTCTCGACATTGGGCGCGCTTCGGTCCCACACCTCGCTGGCCGAGCGTGCGCTGAACAAGGCGGTCGCGCGTCTGATCGCCCTGTCGATCGTGTCTCGCACCGACGATGGGCTCGTCATCGACCGGTCGACGTTCGAGAGCTTCCTGCAACTCCCTCGTAGGACTCCCCCACCGACGGAGATGTCTCGATACAGCCGTGATCGACCCGCGTTCCTGAAAGCGATCGCAGACCAGATGAGCGAAACGACTTGGGCCACAGAGCATCACGTCAACGAGCTGTGCAGTCTCTTCGACGACGACTACGCAACACTACGACGCGAGCTCGTCGACACCGGATTCCTCGAGCGAAACAGCACGGGATCGATGTACCGGTCCAGCGGTCGAGCCCACAGTCAGCCGTAG
- a CDS encoding TetR/AcrR family transcriptional regulator: protein MPYRNGNEEREQPSTSVGRPRDVEREAEILNAVIGLLGEVGYDAVTFEGVARRAGASKATLYRRWKTKRDMVIAAVKAGPAQRVDSDEIDTGTLRGDLLALCARLRHSMTAADSSMPLLLLQAGLEDPDLCEEIERATGPTGSRLPNSVLDAAIRRGELPEGADPFPFEEVVGSVVLLRRLNGLSIDDSYLASLIDSVVIPALKASALTTRRLPPGIFSGHPDHRTNEEQR, encoded by the coding sequence GTGCCGTATCGTAATGGGAACGAGGAACGTGAGCAGCCGTCCACGTCCGTAGGGCGTCCGCGGGACGTGGAACGGGAAGCCGAAATTCTGAACGCAGTCATCGGCCTGCTGGGTGAAGTCGGCTACGACGCCGTGACATTCGAGGGGGTCGCACGTAGAGCCGGAGCGTCGAAAGCGACTCTGTACCGACGCTGGAAGACCAAGCGCGACATGGTTATCGCAGCTGTCAAAGCCGGTCCGGCGCAGCGCGTCGACTCGGACGAGATCGACACAGGAACCTTGCGGGGAGACCTCCTGGCGCTGTGTGCGCGCCTGCGGCACAGCATGACTGCCGCTGACAGCTCGATGCCGTTACTACTCCTCCAAGCCGGGCTCGAGGACCCTGACCTGTGCGAGGAGATCGAGCGAGCGACCGGTCCCACCGGTTCGCGGCTCCCGAATTCGGTACTCGATGCTGCGATACGCCGCGGTGAGCTGCCCGAGGGGGCGGACCCGTTTCCATTCGAGGAAGTGGTCGGCTCGGTGGTTCTGCTTCGGCGCCTCAATGGGCTCTCGATCGATGACAGCTACCTCGCATCGCTGATCGATTCGGTTGTCATCCCCGCCTTGAAGGCCTCGGCACTCACGACCCGCCGGCTTCCACCGGGGATCTTCTCCGGCCACCCCGATCACAGAACGAACGAGGAGCAACGATGA
- a CDS encoding alpha/beta fold hydrolase, producing MTDMKIDDFDYTMIAVDEEVESSVAVAGNGPALVLLHGFPQTHYMWRDVARELASRFTVVVPDLRGYGASSKPAERDAATYSKRTMARDVVRVTQSLGFERFGLVGHDRGALVGVRAALDHPSAVQYLGILDVLPTADTWEVLRGIDAKVAWHLYLMAQPAGLPERMIRAVAAEFFGSFLDAWDPDGSTFSAEVRQHYIDSSVAAVDSIVADYRATAGIDLEMDLQDRIDGRRLAMPVGVISQDWGSQLGFDAAALWGAWAPDLTYEAIDAGHFMAEEKPTEIARFITRLTERAEVSSVPS from the coding sequence ATGACCGACATGAAGATCGACGATTTCGACTACACGATGATTGCGGTCGACGAAGAGGTCGAATCGAGTGTCGCCGTGGCAGGCAACGGCCCGGCACTGGTTCTGCTGCATGGCTTTCCGCAGACCCACTACATGTGGCGAGATGTCGCGCGTGAACTGGCGTCCCGCTTCACCGTCGTCGTGCCCGATCTCCGTGGATACGGCGCCAGCTCGAAGCCGGCCGAGCGTGATGCAGCGACCTATTCGAAGCGCACCATGGCGAGGGACGTCGTGCGGGTGACGCAGTCACTCGGGTTCGAGCGGTTCGGGTTGGTGGGCCACGATCGCGGCGCGCTCGTGGGCGTTCGTGCGGCACTCGATCACCCGTCGGCGGTGCAGTACCTGGGCATCCTGGATGTGCTGCCGACGGCGGATACCTGGGAAGTTCTGCGGGGAATCGACGCGAAGGTGGCCTGGCACCTGTACTTGATGGCGCAGCCTGCGGGGTTGCCGGAGCGGATGATTCGGGCCGTTGCTGCCGAATTCTTCGGTTCTTTTCTCGACGCGTGGGACCCCGACGGCTCGACGTTCTCGGCCGAAGTCCGTCAGCACTACATCGACAGCTCGGTGGCCGCAGTCGACTCCATCGTTGCCGACTACCGAGCGACTGCCGGCATCGACCTCGAGATGGATCTACAGGACCGCATCGACGGCAGGCGTCTCGCCATGCCCGTAGGGGTGATATCTCAGGACTGGGGTTCGCAACTGGGCTTCGACGCGGCCGCGCTCTGGGGTGCCTGGGCACCTGATCTGACCTACGAGGCCATCGACGCAGGCCACTTCATGGCGGAGGAGAAGCCGACAGAGATCGCGCGCTTCATCACCCGTTTGACCGAGCGCGCCGAGGTGTCATCGGTGCCGTCATAG
- a CDS encoding winged helix-turn-helix transcriptional regulator, translating to MTDTADGNAELTITAPHRELLDQVLDKWSLQVLNELCERPCRFNDLRRAIPEVTQKSLTTTLRKLERNGIIERTVLSTRPVAVEYRITSLGKTLRAPVDVLLAWATAHMDDIERARDRFDAL from the coding sequence ATGACCGATACCGCCGACGGCAACGCAGAACTGACGATCACCGCCCCGCATCGTGAACTGCTGGATCAGGTGCTCGACAAATGGTCGCTGCAAGTACTGAACGAATTGTGCGAGCGCCCCTGCCGATTCAACGATCTCCGGCGCGCGATTCCTGAGGTGACTCAAAAGTCGCTCACCACAACTCTGCGTAAGCTCGAACGCAACGGGATCATCGAACGCACGGTTCTGAGCACCCGGCCGGTGGCGGTGGAATATCGAATCACGTCCCTGGGCAAAACGCTTCGGGCTCCCGTCGACGTACTGCTGGCGTGGGCAACCGCGCATATGGACGACATCGAGCGAGCGCGAGACCGATTCGATGCCCTATGA
- a CDS encoding RidA family protein: MMQPTPYHHVAVGQGSRHVHVSGQIARNGDGSAVAENDLAGQVAQALRNTAIGLTGAGATFEDVLRLTFYVTRWAPELIGEFMDGVTRVADEIGLPTPMPPASLIGVDYLFEPDVLVEVEATAILD; encoded by the coding sequence ATGATGCAACCCACCCCGTATCACCACGTGGCGGTGGGTCAGGGTTCTCGACATGTCCACGTCAGCGGCCAGATTGCACGGAACGGTGACGGGTCGGCGGTCGCCGAGAACGACCTGGCCGGGCAGGTCGCGCAGGCGCTCCGCAATACCGCGATCGGATTGACCGGTGCCGGAGCGACATTCGAGGATGTTCTGCGGTTGACGTTCTACGTCACGCGTTGGGCTCCCGAGCTGATCGGCGAGTTCATGGACGGCGTCACGCGCGTCGCCGACGAGATCGGACTGCCGACTCCGATGCCACCGGCATCGCTGATCGGAGTGGACTATTTGTTCGAGCCCGACGTACTCGTCGAGGTCGAGGCGACGGCCATTCTGGACTGA
- a CDS encoding dihydrofolate reductase family protein, whose protein sequence is MAVLTYNMIVSLDGFVEDSAGSLDYAMPDAETHRFFNRQTEETAAFLFGRRMYEAMEDFWTAPERADGEDIEAEFARLYVDTPRTVFSDTLDSVADGCRLVRSADAVAEVQRIKRETEGTIAVAGAALAKSLVDEIDQFEVILLPTILGGGKPYFPVGQHLDLALEEHRVFAASGWVYMRYSVSR, encoded by the coding sequence ATGGCCGTTCTGACGTACAACATGATCGTTTCCCTCGATGGCTTCGTCGAGGACTCTGCAGGCAGTCTCGATTACGCCATGCCCGACGCGGAGACGCATCGATTCTTCAATCGTCAGACGGAGGAGACCGCGGCCTTCCTGTTCGGCCGTCGAATGTACGAGGCCATGGAGGACTTCTGGACGGCCCCGGAACGCGCCGACGGCGAGGATATCGAGGCGGAGTTCGCACGGCTGTACGTAGACACGCCGCGCACGGTCTTCTCCGACACCCTCGACTCCGTTGCCGACGGGTGTCGGTTGGTGCGCAGTGCCGATGCAGTCGCGGAGGTTCAGCGGATCAAACGAGAGACCGAGGGCACCATAGCCGTCGCCGGTGCCGCACTGGCGAAGTCGCTGGTCGACGAGATCGATCAATTCGAGGTCATCCTCCTGCCGACCATCCTCGGCGGCGGGAAGCCCTACTTTCCGGTCGGGCAGCACCTCGACCTGGCTCTGGAAGAGCACCGAGTGTTCGCGGCCTCCGGGTGGGTCTACATGCGCTACAGCGTCTCTCGCTGA
- a CDS encoding AGE family epimerase/isomerase, with product MSSGHRRTWWTLPSHQLWLDTESSRLLDFGTSLEHPAGGAVWLDNRGNPDLDHPALTYITARMAHVHFLASLQGHPGSRRKADRVFDGLLTTLRDSTNGGWFESSADATSPDAVKNAYTHAFVVLAASAAAAAGHPDGRSLLDDALDIVAARFWDENYGMCADTWNADWTELDDYRGINANMHMVEALLAAVDAGAPTIWRERAVRICDNVCTWAAANDWRIPEHFTAEWIPQLEYNSDDTANQFKPYGATVGHGFEWARLLVQASMVATSAHGHDYVESAKSLYHRAALDGWQPGPTPGFVYTTDWSGRPVVTERLHWVLCEAIAAAATLGRHTGEDRYDNDYGEWWDVAADSFIDRVGGSWHHELDSDNVPAATVWSGKPDLYHAVQATWISRYELRSSLLASFG from the coding sequence ATGAGCTCCGGACATCGTCGCACTTGGTGGACCCTTCCCTCGCATCAGCTGTGGCTCGACACCGAATCGTCTCGTCTTCTCGATTTCGGAACCTCGCTCGAGCACCCTGCCGGTGGCGCTGTGTGGTTGGACAATCGAGGGAACCCCGATCTCGATCACCCGGCCCTGACGTACATCACCGCACGGATGGCGCACGTGCACTTCTTGGCGTCGCTCCAGGGGCATCCCGGGTCTCGCAGGAAAGCCGATCGAGTGTTCGACGGCCTACTGACGACGTTGCGGGACAGCACGAACGGCGGCTGGTTCGAGTCCAGCGCCGACGCGACCTCGCCCGATGCTGTCAAGAACGCGTACACACATGCGTTCGTGGTGCTGGCCGCTTCGGCTGCCGCCGCCGCGGGGCACCCTGATGGTCGCAGTCTTCTCGACGATGCCCTCGACATCGTGGCCGCACGTTTTTGGGACGAGAACTACGGAATGTGTGCGGACACATGGAATGCCGACTGGACCGAACTCGACGACTACCGCGGAATCAACGCCAACATGCACATGGTCGAAGCGCTGTTGGCTGCCGTCGATGCGGGTGCGCCCACGATCTGGCGTGAACGCGCAGTACGCATCTGCGACAACGTATGTACGTGGGCTGCGGCCAACGACTGGCGCATTCCGGAACACTTCACTGCAGAATGGATTCCGCAGCTCGAGTACAACAGCGACGACACCGCCAACCAGTTCAAGCCGTACGGGGCGACGGTGGGTCACGGATTCGAGTGGGCACGACTTCTGGTGCAGGCCAGCATGGTTGCGACCAGCGCCCACGGCCACGACTATGTCGAGTCGGCGAAGTCTCTGTATCACCGAGCGGCGCTGGATGGCTGGCAACCCGGCCCGACCCCGGGGTTCGTCTACACCACCGACTGGTCCGGACGTCCCGTGGTGACCGAGCGCCTGCACTGGGTGCTGTGCGAGGCGATCGCCGCCGCCGCGACACTGGGGCGTCACACCGGAGAAGATCGGTACGACAACGACTATGGCGAATGGTGGGACGTTGCGGCCGACTCCTTCATCGACCGCGTCGGCGGCTCCTGGCACCACGAACTCGATTCCGACAATGTTCCGGCTGCGACGGTGTGGAGCGGCAAACCCGATCTATATCACGCCGTTCAGGCGACGTGGATCAGTCGATACGAGCTTCGCTCCAGTCTCCTGGCCTCATTCGGATAG
- a CDS encoding LysR substrate-binding domain-containing protein gives MELRHLTAFIALSEELHFGRAAARLHLTQPSLSAQLQKLEKSLGVTLVARTSHEVTLTRAGREFESQARLIVRQMDTAARVTRAVATGEERSLNIGYNLPASRHVLPDALARMNRDHSDVVVSLWEKRTGPQLTALKDGTLDVALVYGRPGSGEFRHRRVLQGLPLVAVVGRKHSWAGLSRVPFADLAGQSCILFDREQCPAMYDSIFAAAADNRIGLHVAQTADDPGATAHVVSVKPLVGFASWSRATSAGMGAVGSNTVAVKLFDPVPTIDLYLVWRGNECNPAVDAFVRCIEPA, from the coding sequence ATGGAGCTCAGGCATCTGACGGCGTTCATTGCCCTCTCCGAAGAACTGCATTTCGGACGCGCCGCCGCTCGCCTGCACCTCACCCAGCCGTCGTTGAGCGCCCAATTGCAGAAGCTGGAGAAGTCGCTGGGAGTGACGTTGGTGGCCAGGACGTCGCACGAGGTGACGCTGACACGAGCGGGTCGCGAATTCGAGAGTCAGGCGCGGCTCATAGTTCGACAGATGGACACGGCGGCCAGGGTCACCCGGGCGGTCGCGACCGGTGAGGAACGGTCTCTCAACATCGGTTACAACTTGCCGGCCAGTCGGCACGTACTGCCCGACGCCCTGGCCCGGATGAATCGCGATCACTCGGACGTCGTGGTTTCGCTGTGGGAGAAGCGAACCGGCCCACAGTTGACGGCTCTGAAAGACGGCACTCTCGATGTTGCGCTCGTCTACGGCCGCCCTGGATCGGGGGAGTTCAGGCATCGCCGGGTGCTGCAGGGTTTACCGCTTGTCGCCGTGGTCGGCAGGAAACACAGTTGGGCAGGTCTGTCCCGAGTTCCGTTCGCGGACTTGGCAGGTCAATCCTGCATCTTGTTCGACCGAGAGCAGTGCCCGGCGATGTACGACTCCATTTTCGCGGCGGCCGCCGACAACCGCATCGGACTCCATGTGGCTCAGACTGCCGATGACCCAGGTGCGACGGCTCACGTGGTGTCGGTGAAGCCATTGGTCGGGTTCGCGTCGTGGTCGCGGGCGACCTCGGCGGGGATGGGAGCCGTTGGGTCGAACACAGTGGCCGTCAAGCTGTTCGATCCAGTCCCGACAATCGATCTGTATCTCGTCTGGCGAGGCAACGAGTGCAACCCCGCAGTCGACGCTTTCGTGCGTTGTATCGAACCGGCGTGA
- a CDS encoding carbohydrate ABC transporter permease: MTIDIGRVRGHLILGITALACAFPIYWLFATSLRRPDDVYSLSPVPWPLSVSNYVDAADKVDLFGLLGNTFAVALASSTAQLLIAVLASYAFAMYTFRFQKLLYLAFVGTWLVPFQVTMLPNYVLLYQLGLINTLAGVVVPTLCSALAVLLLRQHMAGFPKELISAAQMDGRSSWSILWTVVVPNLRPALAALSILLFVNSWNEYFWPAVVLQRSNAVLQLGLRSFMGTEGTDWGPMMAVAGMACLPVFLLYVVLQRHIVDAFVRSGLK, translated from the coding sequence ATGACGATTGATATCGGCCGCGTACGCGGACATCTGATTCTCGGCATCACCGCGCTGGCGTGCGCGTTTCCGATCTACTGGTTGTTCGCGACGTCGTTGCGCCGCCCCGACGACGTCTATTCGCTCTCCCCCGTGCCGTGGCCCCTCTCAGTGTCCAACTATGTCGACGCGGCGGACAAGGTGGACCTGTTCGGTCTGTTGGGCAACACGTTTGCCGTTGCGCTCGCGTCGTCGACGGCGCAGCTGCTGATCGCTGTCTTGGCGTCGTACGCCTTCGCGATGTACACGTTCCGGTTCCAGAAGTTGCTGTACCTCGCGTTCGTCGGCACGTGGCTGGTGCCGTTCCAGGTGACGATGTTGCCGAACTACGTTCTGCTGTATCAGCTGGGGCTCATCAACACCCTCGCAGGCGTCGTCGTGCCCACACTCTGTTCCGCATTGGCCGTGCTGTTGCTTCGTCAACACATGGCAGGCTTTCCGAAAGAGCTGATCTCGGCCGCACAAATGGATGGACGTTCCTCGTGGTCGATCCTGTGGACTGTGGTGGTCCCCAACCTCAGGCCCGCACTCGCAGCCCTGTCGATCCTGTTGTTCGTCAACTCCTGGAACGAATATTTCTGGCCTGCAGTGGTACTGCAGCGAAGCAACGCCGTCCTGCAACTGGGTCTGCGTAGCTTCATGGGCACCGAGGGCACCGACTGGGGACCGATGATGGCTGTCGCAGGAATGGCGTGCCTACCGGTGTTCCTGCTCTACGTCGTTCTGCAACGGCACATCGTCGACGCGTTCGTCAGGTCGGGCCTGAAGTGA